The following proteins are encoded in a genomic region of Mycolicibacterium rutilum:
- a CDS encoding NAD(P)H-dependent amine dehydrogenase family protein: protein MGLRVVQWATGGVGVAAIKGVLEHPELELAGCWVHSPDKAGRDVGDLIGTQPLGVVATNSVEEILALDADAVIYSPLLPDPDQVAALLRSGKNVVTPVGWVYPSDRQGTPLREAALAGNATLHGTGIAPGGISEKFPLLFSAFSTGVTFVRAEEFSDLRTYEAPDVVRHVMGFGEVPDKALSGPMQKLLDGGFIQAVRMIVDKMGFAADPKVRSSQEIAVATAPIESPIGVIEPGQVAGRKFHWEALVGDEPVVRVTVNWLMGEENLDPAWDFGPEGQRYEMEVRGNPDVSIVVKGFQSVVGGEGPEYGIVGTAAHCVNSVPAVCAAEPGIATYLDLPLISGRAAPDLA from the coding sequence ATGGGCCTGCGGGTCGTGCAATGGGCGACCGGAGGGGTCGGCGTCGCCGCCATCAAGGGCGTGCTCGAACACCCCGAACTCGAACTCGCCGGCTGCTGGGTGCACTCCCCGGACAAGGCGGGCCGCGACGTCGGCGACCTGATCGGCACCCAACCGCTCGGCGTGGTCGCGACCAACAGCGTCGAGGAGATCCTGGCGCTGGACGCCGACGCGGTGATCTACTCGCCGCTGCTGCCCGACCCGGATCAGGTGGCCGCGCTGCTGCGGTCCGGCAAGAACGTCGTCACGCCGGTCGGGTGGGTGTATCCCAGTGACCGGCAGGGCACCCCGCTGCGGGAGGCGGCGCTCGCGGGCAACGCGACACTGCACGGCACCGGCATCGCGCCGGGCGGGATCAGCGAGAAGTTCCCGCTGCTGTTCTCGGCGTTCTCCACCGGCGTGACTTTCGTTCGCGCCGAGGAGTTCTCCGATCTGCGCACCTACGAGGCGCCCGATGTGGTGCGCCATGTCATGGGCTTCGGTGAGGTGCCCGACAAGGCGCTGTCGGGGCCCATGCAGAAGCTGCTCGACGGCGGCTTCATCCAGGCGGTGCGGATGATCGTCGACAAGATGGGTTTCGCCGCCGACCCGAAAGTGCGGTCCTCACAGGAGATTGCGGTGGCCACCGCTCCGATCGAGTCGCCGATCGGGGTGATCGAGCCGGGCCAGGTCGCCGGGCGCAAGTTCCACTGGGAGGCGCTCGTCGGCGACGAACCGGTGGTGCGCGTCACCGTGAACTGGTTGATGGGTGAAGAAAACCTGGATCCGGCATGGGATTTCGGCCCGGAGGGACAGCGCTACGAGATGGAGGTGCGCGGCAATCCGGACGTCTCGATCGTCGTCAAGGGCTTCCAGTCGGTCGTGGGCGGCGAGGGGCCCGAGTACGGGATCGTCGGAACCGCCGCGCACTGCGTGAACTCGGTGCCCGCCGTGTGCGCGGCCGAACCGGGCATCGCGACCTACCTGGACCTGCCGCTCATCAGCGGGCGCGCGGCACCGGACCTGGCCTGA
- a CDS encoding lipid-transfer protein, with product MPAKPQKVFVVGVGMTKFEKPGRREGWDYPDMARESGTKALEDAGVHYSQVQQGFVGYCSGDSTSGNRALYELGMTGIPIVNVNNNCSTGSTALFLAAQAIRGGLADCTIALGFEKMQPGALAGGAEDREPPLGRHIKALAEIEEFALPVAPWMFAAAGREHMRQYGSTAEHFAKIGYKNHKHSVNNPYAQFQEEYTLDDILAARMISDPVTKLQCSPTSDGSGAAILAGEEFVDKHGLAGQAVEIVGQAMTTDFESTFDGSAKNVIGYDMNVQASQQVYDQSGLGPADFQVIELHDCFSANELLLYEALGLCGEGEAPKLIDNNDTTYGGRWVVNPSGGLISKGHPLGATGLAQCAELTWQLRGTADKRQVEGVTAALQHNIGLGGAAVVTAYQRAER from the coding sequence ATGCCCGCCAAACCACAGAAGGTGTTCGTCGTCGGGGTCGGGATGACGAAGTTCGAGAAGCCCGGCCGTCGCGAGGGCTGGGACTACCCCGACATGGCGCGCGAGTCCGGGACGAAGGCGCTCGAGGACGCCGGTGTGCATTACTCGCAGGTTCAGCAGGGCTTCGTCGGGTACTGCAGCGGCGACTCGACGTCGGGCAACCGCGCGCTCTACGAGCTGGGCATGACCGGCATCCCGATCGTCAACGTCAACAACAACTGTTCGACGGGCTCCACGGCACTGTTCCTGGCCGCGCAGGCGATCCGCGGCGGGCTCGCCGACTGCACGATCGCGCTGGGTTTCGAGAAGATGCAGCCCGGCGCGTTGGCCGGCGGCGCCGAGGACCGCGAGCCGCCGCTGGGCCGCCACATCAAGGCGCTCGCCGAGATCGAGGAATTCGCGCTGCCGGTCGCGCCGTGGATGTTCGCCGCGGCCGGCCGTGAGCACATGCGCCAGTACGGCAGCACCGCCGAACATTTCGCAAAGATCGGCTACAAGAACCACAAGCACTCGGTGAACAACCCGTACGCGCAGTTCCAGGAGGAGTACACCCTCGACGACATCCTGGCCGCCCGGATGATCTCCGATCCGGTGACCAAACTGCAGTGCTCGCCGACGTCCGACGGTTCGGGCGCGGCGATCCTGGCCGGCGAGGAGTTCGTCGACAAGCACGGGCTGGCCGGCCAGGCCGTCGAGATCGTCGGCCAGGCGATGACCACCGACTTCGAGTCCACGTTCGACGGCAGCGCCAAAAACGTCATCGGCTACGACATGAATGTGCAGGCCTCACAACAGGTTTACGACCAGTCCGGCTTGGGGCCCGCCGACTTCCAGGTCATCGAGCTGCACGACTGCTTCTCGGCCAACGAGCTGCTGCTCTACGAGGCGCTGGGCCTGTGCGGTGAGGGTGAGGCGCCCAAGCTGATCGACAACAACGACACCACCTACGGGGGCCGCTGGGTCGTCAACCCGTCGGGTGGGTTGATCTCCAAGGGCCACCCGCTGGGCGCGACGGGCCTCGCGCAGTGTGCCGAGCTGACCTGGCAGTTGCGCGGCACCGCCGACAAACGGCAGGTCGAGGGCGTCACCGCGGCGCTGCAGCACAATATCGGCCTCGGTGGCGCGGCGGTGGTGACCGCCTATCAGCGCGCCGAGCGCTGA
- a CDS encoding cation:dicarboxylate symporter family transporter, with protein MTVLDRPPVPEPEQPARKRDRTHWLYIAVIIAVFAGVGVGILAPGVGKSVGVLGTMFVDLIKMMIAPVIFCTIVLGIGSVRKAATVGKVGGLAFVYFLVMSTFALAIGLVVGNILHPGTGMNLTESAAGKGAELAEKAHEAGGLMDFVAGIIPETLFSSLTAGSVLQALFVALLVGFALQAMGSAGEPILRGIEHLQKLVFKVLVMILWLAPIGAFGAIANVVGQTGWTAVTQLLGLMLGFYVTCVVFVFGVLGAILRIVSGVSIFRLVRYLAREYLLIVSTSSSESALPRLIAKMEHLGVDRSTVGVVVPTGYSFNLDGTAIYLTMASLFIAGALGDPLSLPEQIGLLVFMIVASKGAAGVTGAGLATLAGGLQSHRPDLLDGVGLIVGIDRFMSEARALTNFSGNAVATILVGSWTKTIDRDRVDTVLRGGDPFDELTMVDGAHGTETPAVQREPVPA; from the coding sequence ATGACCGTCCTCGACCGCCCGCCCGTACCCGAGCCGGAACAGCCGGCGCGAAAACGCGACCGCACGCACTGGCTCTACATCGCGGTGATCATTGCGGTGTTCGCCGGTGTCGGGGTCGGCATCCTCGCGCCCGGCGTCGGCAAAAGCGTCGGCGTGCTCGGCACCATGTTCGTCGACCTGATCAAGATGATGATCGCGCCGGTCATCTTCTGCACGATCGTGCTGGGCATCGGGTCGGTGCGCAAAGCCGCGACCGTCGGCAAGGTCGGCGGCCTGGCGTTCGTGTACTTCCTGGTGATGTCGACCTTCGCGCTGGCGATCGGGCTGGTCGTCGGCAACATCCTGCATCCGGGCACCGGGATGAACCTGACCGAGAGCGCGGCGGGCAAGGGCGCCGAACTCGCCGAGAAGGCGCACGAGGCCGGCGGCCTGATGGACTTCGTCGCAGGCATCATCCCGGAGACGCTGTTCTCGTCGCTGACCGCGGGCAGCGTGTTGCAGGCGCTGTTCGTCGCGCTGCTGGTCGGGTTCGCGCTGCAGGCGATGGGATCGGCGGGCGAGCCGATCCTGCGCGGCATCGAGCACCTGCAGAAGCTGGTGTTCAAGGTCCTGGTGATGATCCTGTGGCTGGCCCCGATCGGCGCGTTCGGCGCGATCGCCAACGTCGTCGGCCAGACCGGCTGGACCGCGGTGACCCAGCTGCTGGGCCTGATGCTCGGGTTCTACGTGACCTGCGTGGTGTTCGTGTTCGGTGTGCTGGGCGCGATCCTGCGGATCGTGTCGGGGGTGTCGATCTTCCGGCTGGTGCGCTACCTGGCCCGCGAGTACCTGCTGATCGTGTCGACGTCGTCGTCGGAGTCCGCGCTGCCGCGGCTGATCGCCAAGATGGAACACCTCGGTGTCGACCGCAGCACCGTCGGCGTCGTGGTGCCCACCGGCTACTCGTTCAACCTCGACGGCACCGCGATCTACCTCACGATGGCGTCGCTGTTCATCGCCGGTGCGCTGGGTGACCCGCTGTCGCTGCCGGAGCAGATCGGTCTGCTGGTGTTCATGATCGTCGCGTCGAAGGGCGCCGCCGGGGTGACCGGCGCTGGGCTGGCCACGCTGGCCGGCGGGCTGCAGAGCCACCGGCCGGACCTGCTCGACGGCGTCGGCCTGATCGTCGGCATCGACCGGTTCATGTCGGAGGCCCGCGCGCTGACCAACTTCTCCGGCAACGCGGTCGCCACCATCCTCGTCGGGTCGTGGACCAAGACCATCGACCGCGACCGGGTCGACACGGTGCTGCGCGGCGGCGATCCGTTCGACGAGCTGACGATGGTCGACGGCGCCCACGGCACCGAAACCCCTGCGGTACAGCGAGAGCCCGTCCCCGCCTAG